In Phragmites australis chromosome 24, lpPhrAust1.1, whole genome shotgun sequence, the following are encoded in one genomic region:
- the LOC133907552 gene encoding uncharacterized protein LOC133907552: MRRTTALLSRHGGAGGRCIPQALADVLVCPLSKKPLRYCEASGSLVSDAVGVSFPVVDGIPSLVPKDGKLLEGHQERSEQESSSRNSSG; the protein is encoded by the exons ATGAGGCGGACGACGGCGTTGCTGTCGCGCcacggcggcgctggcggccgATGCATCCCGCAGGCACTCGCCGACGTGCTCGTCTGCCCCCTGTCCAAGAAGCCTCTCAG GTACTGCGAGGCCAGCGGGTCCCTGGTCAGCGATGCCGTCGGCGTGTCCTTCCCG GTTGTTGATGGGATTCCGTCTCTTGTACCAAAAGATGGAAAGTTGCTCGAGGGCCACCAGGAGAGATCAGAACAAGAGTCCAGCTCTAGGAACTCTTCTGGTTGA